The Oncorhynchus kisutch isolate 150728-3 linkage group LG20, Okis_V2, whole genome shotgun sequence genome has a segment encoding these proteins:
- the LOC109865766 gene encoding uncharacterized protein LOC109865766: MRQLLGQYISDTLSYVHTVKEFCDGHPRWILQRKEEQSKMKNIKEMADRIDLKFGRVLNAEDKTKALGEFTKDYLTQVTANRRLKKLEKELEAVLKDTLNGLEELDCFMDAVERLVVTSLFVFADENRLCPLPQGREPASVRAVITSARMTCPLLIHFKRDASAFFSPCLLNVEVLHVYLENYIHISEQLCERMGLGKTKTFCREKNDNLMIDTSTEVNEKSMQTMFNHLRNLNDIRMDQHFRLTFLFQESALHFIGLFSQRHSRMLDCLKELERRAGKLNKMKKGGYISSVVGSAVGATGGALTIAGLCLAPVTAGLSLGLTIAGIGMGVTSGVNSLTTGVTKVAFKSYQNKKANTIFQCFLEDMQRLHGSLEKVASNICPLEPKVVALVVGKNIGKGGASLGKKINAIVKNTSAIEALMGKGMVMGAGKVGLQEGKTFAADLPDIGMLAQGTPLALSRTLRQCAVASNALFIGLDIITICKDSVSLAKGSKSKRSQLIRARAALWRTEIDSCQRIHDSLCQGIWRFSKSQRILKKPFYLVKELESLEPLVEMGLVEQPAKEMETLGQPEDDIETLVPPMEETRLLGQPMEEMRLLGQSMKKMRLPWLPMEETRLMGQPMEETRLMGQPMEETRLMGQPMEETRLLGQPMEEIEKGFSDWMWHSGMMLLLLLLAYVWAENISK; this comes from the exons ATGAGACAGTTATTGGGCCAATACATCTCAGACACCCTCAGCTATGTCCACACAGTGAAGGAATTCTGTGACGGGCATCCAAGGTGGATCCTGCAGAGAAAGGAGGAACAATCCAAGATGAAAAACATCAAGGAAATGGCAGACAGAATCGATCTTAAATTCGGCCGAGTCTTGAATGCAGAAGACAAGACCAAGGCATTAGGAGAGTTCACGAAAGACTATCTGACCCAGGTGACTGCAAACCGTAGGCTTAAGAAGCTGGAGAAGGAGCTGGAAGCTGTACTGAAGGACACTCTCAATGGGCTGGAGGAGCTGGACTGCTTCATGGATGCTGTGGAGAGGCTGGTGGTCACCTCTCTGTTTGTATTTGCTGATGAAAACCGGTTGTGTCCTCTGCCTCAGGGGAGGGAACCAGCAAGTGTCCGAGCTGTCATCACCTCCGCTAGAatgacctgtcctctcctcatcCACTTTAAGAGGGATGCTTCAGCCTTCTTTTCCCCATGCCTCCTCAATGTGGAGGTGCTGCATGTGTACTTGGAAAATTACATACACATCTCTGAGCAGCTGTGTGAGAGAATGGGATTGGGAAAAAC AAAAACATTTTGCCGAGAGAAGAATGACAACTTGATGATTGACACCAGCACTGAAGTGAATGAAAAGTCCATGCAGACCATGTTTAACCATTTGCGCAATTTGAATGATATCAG GATGGATCAGCACTTCAGACTGACGTTCCTGTTCCAGGAGTCTGCCCTGCACTTCATTGGTCTGTTCAGTCAGCGCCACTCCAGAATGCTGGACTGTCTAAAAGAGCTGGAAAGGAGAGCTGGCAAACTAAATAAGATGAAGAAAGGGGGTTATATCTCCAGTGTGGTAGGCAGTGCAGTGGGGGCGACAGGAGGGGCTCTGACCATCGCAGGCCTTTGTCTTGCCCCTGTTACTGCTGGGCTGTCACTGGGGCTCACCATCGCAGGGATTGGAATGGGTGTGACCAGTGGGGTCAACAGTCTAACCACCGGTGTTACAAAGGTGGCATTTAAAAGCTACCAAAACAAGAAAGCCAATACAATCTTTCAATGTTTCTTGGAGGACATGCAAAGACTCCATGGTAGTCTGGAGAAGGTGGCCAGCAACATTTGCCCTTTGGAGCCGAAGGTGGTGGCATTAGTGGTTGGGAAGAATATAGGCAAAGGTGGTGCGAGTTTAGGAAAGAAGATCAATGCCATAGTAAAAAATACCTCTGCAATAGAGGCCTTAATGGGAAAAGGCATGGTTATGGGTGCAGGCAAGGTGGGACTCCAAGAGGGCAAAACATTTGCTGCAGATTTACCTGACATTGGGATGTTGGCACAAGGCACTCCACTCGCCCTCTCTAGGACATTAAGGCAATGCGCTGTGGCCTCAAATGCCCTATTCATTGGCCTGGACATCATCACTATCTGTAAAGACAGTGTCAGCCTGGCCAAAGGCAGCAAGAGCAAGAGATCCCAGCTCATCCGAGCCAGAGCAGCACTGTGGCGCACAGAGATTGACTCATGTCAGAGGATCCATGACTCACTGTGCCAAGGCATCTGGAGGTTCAGTAAGAGTCAGCGAATCCTGAAGAAACCATTTTACCTTGTGAAGGAGTTAGAAAGTCTAGAGCCGCTTGTGGAGATGGGACTCGTGGAGCAGCCTGCGAAGGAGATGGAAACTCTTGGGCAGCCTGAGGATGATATAGAAACTCTGGTGCCGCCTATGGAGGAGACGAGACTCCTGGGGCAGCCTATGGAGGAGATGAGACTCCTGGGGCAGTCTATGAAGAAGATGAGACTCCCATGGCTGCCTATGGAGGAGACGAGACTCATGGGGCAGCCTATGGAGGAGACGAGACTCATGGGGCAGCCTATGGAGGAGACGAGACTCATGGGGCAGCCTATGGAGGAGACGAGACTTCTGGGGCAGCCTATGGAGGAGATagaaaaag GTTTTTCTGACTGGATGTGGCATTCGGGCATGatgttgttgctgttgctgttagCATATGTATGGGCTGAGAACATTTCTAAGTAG
- the LOC109865768 gene encoding hexokinase-1-like, whose protein sequence is MIAAQLLAYYFTELKDDQVKKIDKYLYSMRFSDETLHDIKCRFRRELENGLGRDTNTTATVKMLPTFVRSIPDGSEKGDFLALDLGGSNFRILRVKVTQDKKQPVQMESLVYETPEDIIHGSGTQLFDHVAECLGDFMEKQKIKDKKLPVGFTFSFPCAQTKLDEAVLVTWTKKFKVSGVEGMDVVKLLNKAIKKRGDYEADIMAVVNDTTGTMMTCGFDDQRCEVGIIIGTGTNACYMEELRHIDMVEGDEGRMCINTEWGAFGDDGSLEDLRTEFDREIDRGSLNPGKQLFEKMASGMFMGELVRLILVKMAKEGLLFEGRITPELLTKGKIETKHVSAIEKSKEGLTKCKEILTRLGVEPSQEDCVAVQHVCTIVSFRSANLIAATLGGILTRLKDNKGVARLRTTVGIDGSMYKMHPQYARRLHKTVRRLVPDSDVRFLLSESGSAKGAAMVTAVAYRLADQTRQIAQTLAEFRLSKAQLLEVKKRMRTEIENGLGKKTHDSATVKMLPTYVRSTPDGTENGDFLALDLGGTNFRVLLVKIRSGKRRTVEMHNKIYAIPIEVMQGTGEELFDHIVYCISDFLDYMGMKSARLPLGFTFSFPCHQKSLDAGILVNWTKGFKCTDCEGEDVVELLREGIKRKEEFDLDVVAVVNDTVGTMMTCAYEEPTCEVGLIAGTGSNACYMEEMRNIETVEGNEGRMCVNMEWGAFGDNGCLDDIRTQYDRAVDENSLNEGKQRYEKMCSGMYLGEIVRNILIDLTKRGFLFRGKISETLKTRGIFETKFLSQIESDRLALLQVRAILQQLGLDSTCDDSIIVKEVCSTVSRRAAQICGAGMAGVVDKIRENRALDHLDVTVGVDGTLYKLHPHFSRIFHQTVKELAPKCNVNFLLSEDGSGKGAALITAVGCRQREQEALQA, encoded by the exons ATGATAGCGGCACAGCTTCTGGCATATTACTTCACTGAGCTGAAGGATGACCAGGTTAAGAAG ATCGACAAGTACCTTTACTCCATGCGTTTCTCTGACGAGACGCTGCATGACATCAAGTGTCGGTTCCGGCGGGAGCTGGAGAACGGGCTGGGCCGCGACACCAACACCACCGCGACCGTCAAGATGCTGCCCACCTTTGTCAGGTCCATCCCTGATGGATCAG AAAAGGGGGATTTCTTAGCTCTGGATCTGGGTGGCTCCAACTTCCGTATCCTGCGTGTGAAGGTGACACAAGACAAGAAGCAGCCGGTTCAGATGGAAAGCCTGGTCTACGAGACCCCTGAGGACATTATCCATGGGAGTGGGACGCAG CTCTTTGACCATGTCGCAGAATGCCTTGGTGACTTCATGGAGAAACAAAAGATCAAGGATAAAAAACTGCCTGTAGGATTCACATTCTCCTTCCCATGTGCACAAACTAAACTGGACGAG GCCGTCTTAGTGACTTGGACAAAGAAGTTCAAAGTGAGTGGTGTAGAAGGCATGGATGTCGTGAAGCTTCTGAACAAGGCCATCAAGAAACGAGGG GACTATGAAGCTGACATCATGGCAGTGGTCAATGACACAACCGGAACGATGATGACCTGTGGGTTCGACGATCAACGATGTGAAGTTGGCATCATCATAG GTACTGGTACTAATGCCTGCTATATGGAGGAGCTGCGGCACATTGACATGGTGGAGGGAGACGAGGGCAGGATGTGTATCAACACAGAGTGGGGGGCGTTCGGGGACGACGGGTCCCTGGAGGACCTCCGTACAGAGTTTGACCGGGAGATTGACCGAGGCTCCCTCAACCCTGGGAAACAGCT GTTTGAGAAGATGGCCAGCGGGATGTTCATGGGAGAGCTGGTCCGCCTCATCCTGGTCAAGATGGCCAAGGAGGGACTGCTGTTCGAGGGTCGGATAACCCCCGAACTTCTGACAAAAGGGAAGATCGAAACTAAGCATGTTTCAGCCATTGAGAA GAGCAAGGAAGGCCTGACCAAATGCAAAGAGATTCTAACGAGGCTTGGTGTGGAGCCTTCTCAAGAGGACTGTGTTGCCGTGCAACACGTGTGCACCATCGTATCCTTCCGCTCTGCGAACCTCATCGCAGCTACACTGGGAGGTATCCTTACTCGGCTGAAGGACAACAAGGGAGTCGCCCGCCTGCGCACCACTGTGGGCATTGATGGGTCGATGTACAAGATGCACCCTCA atATGCCCGGCGTCTCCACAAGACGGTGCGGCGTTTGGTGCCCGACTCTGACGTCCGTTTCCTGCTGTCCGAGAGCGGAAGTGCAAAGGGTGCTGCCATGGTGACGGCGGTGGCGTACCGTCTGGCTGACCAGACGCGCCAGATCGCCCAGACACTGGCTGAGTTCCGTCTGAGCAAAGCCCAGCTGCTGGAGGTGAAGAAAAGGATGAGGACGGAGATCGAGAACGGCCTGGGGAAAAAGACTCACGACTCGGCCACCGTCAAGATGCTGCCCACCTACGTGCGCAGCACGCCTGACGGAACAG AAAATGGGGATTTCCTGGCTCTGGATCTGGGAGGGACAAACTTCCGGGTGCTGCTGGTTAAGATCCGTAGTGGTAAAAGGCGTACAGTGGAGATGCACAACAAAATCTACGCCATTCCCATCGAGGTCATGCAGGGCACGGGAGAAGAG CTCTTTGACCACATTGTGTACTGCATCTCTGACTTCCTGGACTACATGGGCATGAAGAGCGCCCGTCTGCCTCTGGGCTTCACCTTTTCCTTCCCCTGCCACCAGAAGAGCCTGGATGCG GGTATCCTTGTGAACTGGACCAAAGGCTTCAAATGCACAGACTGTGAGGGTGAAGACGTGGTGGAGCTTCTCCGGGAGGGCATCAAGAGGAAAGAG gagtTTGACCTTGATGTGGTAGCTGTGGTGAACGACACTGTTGGAACAATGATGACATGTGCATATGAAGAGCCCACCTGTGAGGTTGGACTTATTGCAG GTACGGGCAGTAATGCGTGTTACatggaggagatgaggaacataGAGACGGTGGAGGGGAATGAGGGACGCATGTGCGTCAACATGGAGTGGGGTGCCTTCGGGGACAACGGGTGCCTGGACGATATCAGGACGCAGTACGACCGCGCCGTGGACGAGAACTCACTCAACGAGGGCAAACAGAG GTATGAGAAGATGTGTAGCGGCATGTACCTGGGAGAAATTGTGAGGAACATCCTGATTGACCTGACCAAGCGCGGCTTCCTGTTCCGTGGAAAGATCTCTGAGACGCTGAAGACCAGAGGCATCTTTGAGACCAAGTTCCTGTCCCAGATAGAGAG CGATCGCCTGGCTTTGCTGCAGGTCAGGGCCATCCTACAGCAGCTGGGTCTGGACAGCACATGTGACGACAGTATCATCGTCAAGGAGGTATGCAGCACCGTGTCCCGCCGTGCGGCTCAGATCTGCGGAGCCGGAATGGCCGGCGTGGTGGACAAGATTCGCGAGAACAGAGCGCTGGACCACCTGGACGTCACTGTGGGGGTGGACGGAACACTCTACAAACTGCACCCACA ctTTTCCCGGATCTTCCACCAGACAGTGAAGGAGCTCGCCCCCAAGTGTAACGTCAACTTCCTGTTGTCGGAGGATGGGAGCGGCAAGGGTGCAGCCCTCATCACAGCCGTGGGCTGTCGCCAGAGAGAACAAGAGGCGCTGCAAGCGTAA